In one window of Brassica rapa cultivar Chiifu-401-42 chromosome A07, CAAS_Brap_v3.01, whole genome shotgun sequence DNA:
- the LOC103831272 gene encoding uncharacterized protein LOC103831272 isoform X1 has translation MSLDAAAKTGKIAVWWDMKECPVPEGIDAHRVRPSIEGGFKELGYSGPVSITAYGDQKQTPEYLLRALSSTGVAVVHVRSESTCAVMYEHMKNWREENPPPATMMIITNQMLDVFDWDLARLQQQRTGYHICLAYTIRQRAELMVDTRKEWLWEKLLLGTTTSTSAGELSTVFHCEYCSLDCQSLNCFKEHLSTKKHQLQEVVRPKPTELVSATKRWGKNYAATPEYATAKIHVWWDMFCCPIPDGYDARRVRPSLEGAFKELGYSGPVSITAFGDHTQTPKRHLQALSSTGIDVAHATLGVISPRIFEDLVEWRGRNTTPATMMIISDGVEELLAQLQQRIKFNLFWAYSCRPWTMSVVLTSAEWLWDSLLAVSATKRHVLRNCSASVVESTGMFYCKLCYTKRTLLDKFIKHLSSKKHLSEEGCITDRRRRAKKHRLFWLKEYHFPKSKRLKNAP, from the exons ATGAGTCTAGACGCTGCGGCGAAGACAGGGAAAATAGCGGTGTGGTGGGACATGAAGGAGTGTCCGGTTCCAGAGGGTATTGATGCTCATCGTGTACGACCGAGTATAGAAGGAGGGTTCAAGGAACTAGGCTACTCTGGTCCTGTCTCAATCACAGCCTATGGAGACCAAAAACAAACCCCTGAATACCTCCTACGAGCTCTCTCTTCCACTGGAGTCGCTGTGGTACATGTCAGATCTG AGAGCACGTGCGCAGTCATGTATGAGCATATGAAGAATTGGCGAGAGGAAAATCCTCCTCCGGCTACAATGATGATCATAACCAATCAGATGCTAGATGTCTTCGATTGGGATCTGGCCCGGCTACAACAACAACGCACGGGTTACCACATTTGTCTGGCTTATACAATTAGGCAACGTGCAGAATTGATGGTGGACACTCGCAAGGAGTGGCTCTGGGAAAAATTACTACTTGGGACGACGACGTCCACAAGCGCGGGTGAATTATCTACCGTGTTTCATTGCGAATATTGCTCTTTGGATTGCCAAAGCCTGAATTGTTTCAAGGAGCATCTCTCCACTAAAAAGCATCAACTCCAA GAGGTTGTACGCCCTAAGCCTACAGAACTCGTATCAGCAACGAAGAGGTGGGGGAAAAACTACGCTGCGACGCCTGAATATGCTACAGCTAAAATCCATGTGTGGTGGGACATGTTTTGCTGTCCTATTCCCGACGGTTATGATGCTCGTCGGGTCCGTCCTAGTTTGGAAGGAGCTTTCAAGGAACTAGGCTACTCTGGTCCTGTCTCCATCACTGCCTTTGGCGACCATACACAAACCCCTAAACGCCACCTTCAAGCCCTCTCTTCCACTGGAATCGATGTTGCACATGCCACTCTTG GAGTCATATCTCCTCGCATCTTTGAAGATTTGGTGGAATGGCGAGGTCGTAATACTACTCCGGCTACAATGATGATCATATCGGATGGGGTTGAAGAACTTCTTGCCCAGCTACAACAACGAATCAAATTCAACCTGTTTTGGGCTTATTCTTGTAGGCCTTGGACAATGTCTGTCGTGCTCACTTCTGCTGAGTGGCTCTGGGATAGCTTACTTGCAG TTTCAGCGACAAAACGACATGTTCTTCGGAACTGTAGTGCAAGTGTTGTTGAATCTACCGGAATGTTTTATTGCAAACTGTGCTACACTAAGCGCACACTCCTGGATAAATTCATTAAGCATCTTTCGAGTAAAAAACATCTCTCTGAA GAGGGGTGTATTACTGATCGTCGTCGACGTGCCAAGAAGCACCGACTGTTCTGGCTCAAG
- the LOC103831272 gene encoding uncharacterized protein LOC103831272 isoform X2, with the protein MSLDAAAKTGKIAVWWDMKECPVPEGIDAHRVRPSIEGGFKELGYSGPVSITAYGDQKQTPEYLLRALSSTGVAVVHVRSESTCAVMYEHMKNWREENPPPATMMIITNQMLDVFDWDLARLQQQRTGYHICLAYTIRQRAELMVDTRKEWLWEKLLLGTTTSTSAGELSTVFHCEYCSLDCQSLNCFKEHLSTKKHQLQEVVRPKPTELVSATKRWGKNYAATPEYATAKIHVWWDMFCCPIPDGYDARRVRPSLEGAFKELGYSGPVSITAFGDHTQTPKRHLQALSSTGIDVAHATLGVISPRIFEDLVEWRGRNTTPATMMIISDGVEELLAQLQQRIKFNLFWAYSCRPWTMSVVLTSAEWLWDSLLAVSATKRHVLRNCSASVVESTGMFYCKLCYTKRTLLDKFIKHLSSKKHLSEEKAGGVYY; encoded by the exons ATGAGTCTAGACGCTGCGGCGAAGACAGGGAAAATAGCGGTGTGGTGGGACATGAAGGAGTGTCCGGTTCCAGAGGGTATTGATGCTCATCGTGTACGACCGAGTATAGAAGGAGGGTTCAAGGAACTAGGCTACTCTGGTCCTGTCTCAATCACAGCCTATGGAGACCAAAAACAAACCCCTGAATACCTCCTACGAGCTCTCTCTTCCACTGGAGTCGCTGTGGTACATGTCAGATCTG AGAGCACGTGCGCAGTCATGTATGAGCATATGAAGAATTGGCGAGAGGAAAATCCTCCTCCGGCTACAATGATGATCATAACCAATCAGATGCTAGATGTCTTCGATTGGGATCTGGCCCGGCTACAACAACAACGCACGGGTTACCACATTTGTCTGGCTTATACAATTAGGCAACGTGCAGAATTGATGGTGGACACTCGCAAGGAGTGGCTCTGGGAAAAATTACTACTTGGGACGACGACGTCCACAAGCGCGGGTGAATTATCTACCGTGTTTCATTGCGAATATTGCTCTTTGGATTGCCAAAGCCTGAATTGTTTCAAGGAGCATCTCTCCACTAAAAAGCATCAACTCCAA GAGGTTGTACGCCCTAAGCCTACAGAACTCGTATCAGCAACGAAGAGGTGGGGGAAAAACTACGCTGCGACGCCTGAATATGCTACAGCTAAAATCCATGTGTGGTGGGACATGTTTTGCTGTCCTATTCCCGACGGTTATGATGCTCGTCGGGTCCGTCCTAGTTTGGAAGGAGCTTTCAAGGAACTAGGCTACTCTGGTCCTGTCTCCATCACTGCCTTTGGCGACCATACACAAACCCCTAAACGCCACCTTCAAGCCCTCTCTTCCACTGGAATCGATGTTGCACATGCCACTCTTG GAGTCATATCTCCTCGCATCTTTGAAGATTTGGTGGAATGGCGAGGTCGTAATACTACTCCGGCTACAATGATGATCATATCGGATGGGGTTGAAGAACTTCTTGCCCAGCTACAACAACGAATCAAATTCAACCTGTTTTGGGCTTATTCTTGTAGGCCTTGGACAATGTCTGTCGTGCTCACTTCTGCTGAGTGGCTCTGGGATAGCTTACTTGCAG TTTCAGCGACAAAACGACATGTTCTTCGGAACTGTAGTGCAAGTGTTGTTGAATCTACCGGAATGTTTTATTGCAAACTGTGCTACACTAAGCGCACACTCCTGGATAAATTCATTAAGCATCTTTCGAGTAAAAAACATCTCTCTGAA GAAAAAGCAGGAGGGGTGTATTACTGA
- the LOC103831501 gene encoding protein PLANT CADMIUM RESISTANCE 12, whose product MYGDVPVFMAEGELFRDQPYAGELPQGLWTTGLCDCHEDGCICFQTAIVPCVSFAQNTEIVNRGTIPCINAGLIHLALGFVGCCWLYAFPSRSRLREHFALPEKPCSDYWVHICCTPCAICQESRELKNQGADPSLGWVSNIEKWRREKITPPIVVPGMNR is encoded by the exons ATGTACGGGGATGTGCCGGTGTTTATGGCGGaaggagagttgttcagggaTCAACCATACGCAGGAGAACTTCCTCAGGGTCTATGGACCACCGGTCTTTGTGATTGTCACGAAGATGGTTGCATTT GTTTTCAGACAGCTATAGTGCCATGCGTCTCCTTCGCTCAGAACACCGAGATCGTAAACAGAGGAACCATAC CTTGCATAAACGCAGGTTTGATTCATCTAGCGTTAGGGTTTGTGGGTTGCTGCTGGCTTTACGCGTTTCCAAGCAGGTCAAGGCTTAGGGAACATTTCGCATTGCCTGAGAAACCATGCAGTGACTATTGGGTCCATATATGTTGCACACCGTGTGCTATCTGCCAAGAGTCTAGAGAACTCAAGAACCAAGGCGCTGATCCTTCCCTCG gTTGGGTTTCGAATATAGAGAAATGGAGACGAGAGAAAATAACTCCTCCCATTGTTGTACCAGGCATGAACCGCTAA
- the LOC103831273 gene encoding protein PLANT CADMIUM RESISTANCE 11 codes for MNPSSNFTQGLTHGKPKGWSTDLCECWRDINSCCLTCWCPCVAFGRIAEIVDRGGSSCGVSGAMYMIIFMLTGYAGSSLYSCFYRTKLRGQYNLKERPCCDCCVHFCCEPCALCQEYRQLEHKRAFDLSIGWHGNMERQARMAMSASSSAVPPALQPPMSRLN; via the coding sequence ATGAACCCTTCGTCCAACTTCACACAAGGCCTAACCCATGGTAAACCCAAGGGTTGGTCGACTGATCTATGCGAATGTTGGAGGGACATAAACTCATGTTGCCTGACTTGTTGGTGTCCATGTGTTGCCTTTGGACGCATCGCCGAGATTGTAGACAGAGGAGGATCATCATGTGGTGTGAGCGGAGCGATGTACATGATCATATTCATGCTTACTGGTTACGCAGGGAGTAGTCTCTACTCTTGCTTTTACCGAACCAAACTTAGAGGCCAGTACAATCTCAAGGAGAGGCCATGCTGTGATTGTTGCGTCCATTTTTGCTGCGAGCCGTGCGCTCTTTGTCAAGAGTATAGGCAACTTGAACACAAACGCGCCTTCGACTTGTCCATTGGGTGGCATGGGAACATGGAACGACAGGCACGAATGGCTATGTCTGCTTCTTCATCTGCGGTTCCTCCAGCTCTTCAACCGCCCATGTCTAGGTTGAATTAG
- the LOC103831277 gene encoding probable carboxylesterase 6: MEATTLITHVTTNNTNNTSIHGPVVEEVEGLIRVYKDGHVERSQFVPCVDPSLPLELGVACSDVHIDKLTNVWGRLYVPTVTNSTSVSKLPLIVYFHGGGFCAGSAYWSCYHQFLGRLSAKSRCLVMHVNYRLAPENPLPAAYEDGVNAILWLKKTRNDNLWSKQCDFGSIFLAGDSAGGNIANHVAGRLAAADALIKPLKIEGTILIQPFFGGEARTETERRVENNTESSVLTLASSDTWWRLTLPREANREHPYCKPVKITTRTLVCVAEMDVLMDRAMEMCDSDKKMIRCVVYKGVGHAFQVLGESQLANTLTLQMLCDIDAFIHHSEPLN, encoded by the coding sequence ATGGAAGCAACCACATTAATTACCCATGTGACGACCAATAACACTAATAACACCAGCATTCATGGACCGGTCGTAGAAGAAGTGGAAGGCCTTATTAGAGTCTACAAAGACGGCCACGTCGAACGATCTCAGTTCGTGCCGTGTGTGGATCCCTCACTACCCCTCGAGCTTGGTGTGGCTTGCTCTGATGTTCACATAGACAAGTTGACAAACGTATGGGGACGTCTCTATGTCCCAACGGTGACCAACTCTACGTCGGTCTCTAAGCTCCCTTTGATTGTCTACTTCCACGGTGGAGGTTTCTGCGCCGGCTCGGCTTATTGGTCGTGTTACCACCAGTTCTTGGGCCGATTGTCTGCTAAGTCACGGTGTCTGGTCATGCATGTAAACTACCGTTTAGCCCCTGAGAATCCTCTTCCGGCAGCATACGAAGATGGAGTCAATGCCATTCTTTGGCTCAAGAAAACAAGAAACGATAACTTGTGGTCCAAGCAATGTGACTTTGGAAGTATATTCTTGGCGGGAGACAGCGCCGGAGGCAACATCGCCAACCATGTCGCCGGGAGATTAGCAGCCGCTGACGCTCTTATAAAGCCACTGAAGATAGAAGGAACGATCTTGATCCAGCCTTTCTTCGGCGGGGAGGCGCGTACCGAGACCGAGAGGCGCGTGGAGAACAACACGGAGAGCTCAGTGCTGACACTTGCGTCTTCAGACACGTGGTGGAGACTGACATTGCCACGTGAAGCAAACAGAGAGCATCCGTATTGTAAACCGGTGAAGATCACGACGCGGACGCTGGTTTGTGTGGCGGAGATGGATGTGCTGATGGATAGGGCGATGGAGATGTGCGATAGTGATAAGAAAATGATCAGGTGTGTGGTGTACAAAGGCGTTGGACATGCGTTTCAGGTTCTTGGTGAGTCCCAGCTTGCTAACACGTTGACTCTTCAAATGTTGTGCGACATCGATGCTTTCATCCACCACTCTGAACCTTTAAATTAG
- the LOC103831279 gene encoding transcription factor PERIANTHIA — translation MQSSFKTVPFNPDFYSQASFFFRGDSCLDEFHQPINGFHHDEAVGLSPNVTVAASNNLHYTTFDTVMDYGLRERLEGEDECLDTGELMYQRGTRLVGGGEVNSSLDKWCDSVSAMADNSQHTDTSTDIDTDDKSQLNGVNQGMLLATNCSDQSKTLRRLAQNREAARKSRLRKKAYVQQLENSRIRLAQLEEELKRARQQQGCSVERGASRENTHAPAGNGVFSFELEYARWMEEHQRLINDLRAGVHSQLGDNELRVLVDAVMSHYDEIFRLKGIGTKVDVFHMLSGMWQTPAERFFMWLGGFRSSELLKILGNHVDPLTDQQLIGICNLQQSSQQAEDALSQGMEALQQSLLETLSSASMGPNSSANVADYMGHMAMAMGKLGTLENFLRQADLLRQQTLQQLHRILTTRQAARAFLVIHDYICRLRALSSLWLARPRD, via the exons ATGCAAAGCAGCTTCAAGACCGTTCCTTTCAACCCTGACTTCTACTCCCAAGCCTCTTTCTTCTTCAG AGGAGATAGTTGTCTTGACGAGTTTCATCAGCCCATCAACGGGTTTCATCATGACGAAGCTGTTGGTTTGAGTCCAA ATGTCACTGTTGCTGCTTCCAACAACTTACACTACACGACGTTTGATACG GTCATGGACTATGGGTTGAGGGAGAGACTTGAAGGAGAAGATGAGTGTTTGGACACAGGGGAGTTAATGTACCAAAGAGGAACAAGGTTAGTAGGAGGAGGAGAAGTGAACAGCAGTTTAGACAAGTGGTGTGATTCGGTTTCAGCCATGGCTGATAACAGTCAACATACTGACACTTCCACAGATATTGATACTGATGACAAGTCTCAG TTAAATGGAGTTAATCAAGGGATGCTTTTGGCTACAAATTGCTCAGATCAATCTAAG ACCCTTAGAAGACTTGCTCAGAACCGGGAGGCTGCTAGGAAAAGCCGGTTGAGGAAAAAA GCATATGTTCAGCAACTTGAGAACAGTCGGATCAGGCTAGCTCAGCTAGAGGAAGAGCTCAAAAGAGCTCGTCAACAGCAG GGATGTTCGGTTGAAAGAGGAGCTTCAAGGGAAAACACTCATGCGCCTGCCGGAAATG GtgtcttttcttttgaattGGAATATGCACGTTGGATGGAGGAGCATCAAAGGCTGATCAACGACTTAAGAGCGGGTGTGCATTCGCAGCTAGGTGACAACGAGCTACGTGTACTAGTGGACGCTGTGATGAGTCACTACGATGAGATCTTCAGGTTGAAGGGAATTGGTACTAAAGTAGACGTCTTTCACATGCTCTCAGGCATGTGGCAGACCCCTGCTGAGAGATTCTTCATGTGGTTAGGTGGTTTCAGATCATCTGAGCTACTCAAg ATATTGGGGAACCATGTGGATCCATTGACTGATCAGCAGTTGATAGGTATATGCAATCTCCAGCAGTCGTCTCAGCAAGCAGAGGATGCATTGTCACAAGGCATGGAAGCTTTGCAACAATCGCTTCTAGAGACGCTTTCATCTGCTTCAATGGGTCCAAACTCTTCAGCAAATGTTGCTGACTATATGGGTCATATGGCTATGGCAATGGGGAAGCTTGGTACTCTTGAAAACTTCCTTCGTCAG GCGGATCTTTTGAGGCAACAAACATTGCAACAGCTTCACAGGATTCTCACGACAAGACAAGCTGCTCGTGCCTTTTTGGTCATCCATGACTATATTTGTCGGCTTAGAGCACTTAGCTCTTTATGGTTAGCCCGACCAAGGGACTAA